In one Actinomycetota bacterium genomic region, the following are encoded:
- a CDS encoding NADH-quinone oxidoreductase subunit A: protein MAFLGAFTVAAFAVTVLGGAHPPTHAWSRFHARYYPMTLVLIAFEMEMMFMYPWAAVFVEEGVTALVEMGVFLAVLSLGVLYAWREGAFRWQ, encoded by the coding sequence ATGGCGTTCCTGGGTGCGTTCACCGTCGCCGCGTTCGCGGTGACGGTGCTCGGCGGCGCGCACCCCCCGACACACGCGTGGAGCCGGTTCCACGCCCGCTACTACCCCATGACGCTGGTGCTGATCGCCTTCGAGATGGAGATGATGTTCATGTACCCGTGGGCGGCCGTGTTCGTCGAGGAAGGCGTCACCGCGCTGGTCGAGATGGGGGTGTTCCTGGCCGTGCTCTCGCTGGGGGTGCTCTACGCCTGGCGTGAGGGCGCCTTCCGCTGGCAGTGA
- a CDS encoding four-helix bundle copper-binding protein — translation MTHHVGQMLDTHPRSAVVDRDLLTEAIDELTACADTCTTCADACLAEEQVSQLRRCIRLNLDCADACRTTAAMLLRQTDPDRDTLRATVEACAQACRACGQECDQHAEKHEHCRVCAEACRRCAEACDRVLEALAA, via the coding sequence ATGACCCACCACGTCGGACAGATGCTGGACACACATCCGAGATCCGCGGTAGTTGACCGCGACCTGCTGACGGAGGCCATCGACGAGCTGACTGCGTGCGCGGACACCTGTACGACGTGCGCCGACGCCTGCCTGGCCGAGGAGCAGGTCAGCCAACTGCGACGCTGCATCCGCCTCAACCTCGACTGCGCGGACGCCTGCCGGACGACCGCGGCCATGCTGCTGCGCCAGACCGACCCCGATCGCGACACCCTCCGGGCGACCGTCGAGGCCTGCGCGCAGGCATGCCGAGCCTGCGGCCAGGAGTGCGACCAGCACGCCGAGAAGCACGAGCACTGCCGGGTCTGCGCGGAGGCGTGTCGCCGCTGCGCCGAGGCGTGCGACCGGGTGCTCGAGGCCCTGGCGGCCTGA